In Malus sylvestris chromosome 16, drMalSylv7.2, whole genome shotgun sequence, the following are encoded in one genomic region:
- the LOC126607725 gene encoding COP1-interacting protein 7-like isoform X1, whose protein sequence is MKSSTRLDSALFQLTPTRTRCDLVISANGMTEKIASGLLNPFLSHLKTAQEQMAKGGYSIILEPESGSDAAWFTKSTVQRFVRFVSTPEVLERVYTLESEILQIEEAIAIQGNNDTGLNHVEDNHGKPVDSVEGNKPLLDASEEKAIVLYQPDGQPEANGSTAQEANSKVHLLKVLETRRTMLQKEQGMAFARAVAAGFDVDHLPPLISFAEWFGASRLMDACRRFKELWKRKHETGQWLEIEAAEAMANRSEFSAMNASGIMLSSATNQQVTAEEKPPVEHQPPLSHQEHFPGQYPHQMYPPWPVQSSPGALPVYPPYPMQGMPYFQNYPGNSPFFQPPYPIVEDPRLNQGQRIQKGHSMDSSNGNIESNDVELEKDFSKSQESRKKASRSGQKQSGRVVIRNLNYITAKGKNSSYSDSASDSQTDEDNGDFGGGIPKMKVTHSHKSAKRKETVLMKEGDEGNWQAFQKFLLRDPDEDRRELDQGMFSMEKKGQLKRRQNNLGDDPLVSGGRDRGEIPEGSTTDINKFSGNVTRMQKSSNDQMLISARSDQLSHGNGQMDLRYTEIDGIRGKYRRTASDDFMIHGHNNQSGFTSSPSDPLAINGFDRATNTLDRRSSHNMDDDSYIVPLRSISLDHLENNDRNAIDMGSEFPSAAQKVENSQVNYEPDELTLMPERGAEKGSTGYDPALDYEMQGASLDKKHKEVMSENKQGSKKPDKDKKSKMVSDTSDKKIGGPIRRGKPSKLSPLDEARARAEKLRSFKADLQKMKKEKEEEEMKRLEALKIQRQKRIAARGGTIPAMSPLPSLQTRKQGPTKLSPSTHRGSKFSDSEPGSSSPLQRVPIKTGSVGSADSHKTSKSSKLSTGNHSAVHRLTRSVTSLPEQKKDIAGVASNVKLSMARIRRLSEPKVTNGHHVSSVKLRSTLTVSKPKVSDGHESKKISAIVNYDKSKAATLPELKIRTAKGPDAAQSTSTTKGVTQKDDSVKSTSEGGQLKRNDDKNSHHSDRDDNPVIEKTLMMLEKPSIPIVHAEETLRDAKGQNIREKTEVSEYAAIRAPVSPLTIDTINREPARDLLQQQLQSHEVTTSNMEKEPAKFSSNSTAAKPYQAPYVRVPSLEGPCTQNPEYGKAPTNIKTVAIGTVTIKALVPESSNLEKIPEAFERPQAKESLKGFRRLLKFGKKNHGSSSGERNVESDNVSMNGTEAGDNGTNAVSSSEVFTLKNLISQDETPNPSSTQKSSRHFSLLSPFKRKTGEKKLTM, encoded by the exons ATGAAGTCTTCAACTCGGCTGGACTCGGCTCTGTTCCAACTCACCCCAACTCGGACCAG GTGCGATCTGGTTATATCCGCAAATGGAATGACGGAGAAAATAGCTTCTGGTTTGTTGAATCCGTTTCTGTCCCACTTGAAGACTGCTCAAGAACAAATGGCCAAGGGTGgttattcaattattcttgAGCCAGAGTCTGGCAGTGATGCAGCATGGTTCACAAAGAGTACGGTCCAAAG GTTTGTTCGCTTTGTGAGCAccccagaggtcttggaacggGTGTACACTTTAGAATCTGAGATTTTACAGATTGAAGAGGCAATTGCAATTCAAGGAAATAATGACACGGGACTTAATCAT GTAGAGGACAATCATGGAAAACCTGTAGATAGCGTTGAAG gaaACAAGCCTTTGCTAGATGCTAGTGAAGAGAAAGCAATTGTCCTTTACCAG CCTGATGGTCAACCTGAAGCAAATGGATCCACTGCACAAGAGGCAAATTCAAA AGTTCATCTTTTGAAAGTCCTGGAGACACGCAGAACTATGCTGCAGAAAGAGCAAGGTATGGCTTTTGCACGTGCTGTAGCCGCAGGTTTTGACGTTGATCATTTGCCACCATTGATATCATTTGCTGAATGGTTTGGAGCTTCACGCTTAAT GGATGCTTGTAGAAGATTTAAGGAACTGTGGAAAAGAAAGCATGAAACTGGGCAATGGCTTGAAATTGAAGCAGCTGAAGCAATGGCTAACAGATCAGAATTCTCTGCCATGAATGCATCAGGCATAATGCTTTCGAGTGCGACCAACCAACAAGTAACTGCAG AAGAAAAGCCTCCTGTGGAGCATCAACCACCATTAAGCCACCAGGAACACTTTCCTGGCCAGTATCCCCATCAGATGTACCCTCCCTGGCCTGTTCAGTCTTCTCCAGGTGCATTACCAGTGTATCCACCATATCCTATGCAAGGCATGCCTTATTTTCAGAATTACCCAGGAAATAGCCCATTTTTTCAGCCGCCTTATCCGATAGTAGAGGATCCTagactcaatcaaggtcaaagaATACAGAAAGGGCACTCCATGGATAGCAGTAATGGAAATATTGAATCAAATGATGTGGAATTGGAGAAGGATTTTTCAAAAagtcaagaatcaagaaagaaggCTAGTCGCTCAGGTCAAAAACAATCTGGCAGGGTTGTCATTCGGAACTTAAATTACATCACCGCAAAGGGAAAAAACTCTTCCTATAGTGACTCAGCTAGTGACTCTCAAACTGATGAGGACAATGGAGATTTTGGGGGTGGCATTCCTAAGATGAAGGTTACACACTCTCATAAATCCGCAAAAAGGAAAGAAACTGTTCTAATGAAGGAGGGAGATGAAGGGAACTGGCAGGCATTTCAGAAGTTCTTACTCAGAGATCCTGATGAAGACAGACGTGAGCTTGACCAAGGCATGTTTTCCATGGAAAAGAAGGGTCAACTGAAAAGGCGACAAAATAACCTGGGGGATGATCCTTTAGTTTCTGGTGGTCGAGATAGGGGAGAAATTCCAGAAGGAAGTACAAcagatattaataaatttagtgGAAATGTTACCCGCATGCAAAAGTCATCAAATGATCAAATGTTGATATCTGCAAGAAGTGATCAGTTGAGTCATGGTAATGGTCAAATGGATTTACGGTATACAGAAATAGATGGCATAAGGGGTAAATATAGAAGGACTGCCAGTGACGATTTTATGATTCATGGACATAATAACCAGTCGGGTTTTACAAGTTCTCCCTCGGATCCGCTTGCTATAAATGGATTTGATCGTGCAACCAACACTTTGGATAGGAGGTCATCTCACAACATGGATGATGATTCATACATAGTTCCATTGAGGTCAATTTCACTAGATCATCTCGAAAACAATGACAGAAATGCTATCGACATGGGCTCTGAGTTCCCATCAGCAGCTCAGAAGGTGGAAAACTCCCAAGTTAACTATGAGCCAGATGAATTGACTTTAATGCCTGAGCGTGGTGCAGAAAAGGGTTCAACAGGCTATGACCCTGCTTTAGATTATGAAATGCAAGGTGCTTCTCTGGATAAGAAACATAAGGAAGTGATGAGTGAAAACAAGCAAGGGTCTAAGAAGCCTGACAAGGACAAGAAATCAAAAATGGTTTCAGATACTTCAGATAAGAAGATTGGAGGACCAATAAGGAGAGGAAAGCCCTCAAAACTTAGTCCTTTGGATGAAGCACGAGCACGTGCTGAGAAACTAAGAAGCTTTAAAGCCGATCTtcagaaaatgaagaaagaaaag gaagaagaagagatgaaACGGCTGGAAGCCTTAAAGATACAGAGGCAAAAGAGGATTGCTGCTCGAGGTGGTACCATCCCTGCAATGTCACCATTGCCCTCGCTGCAAACCAGGAAACAAGGGCCAACAAAACTATCTCCAAGCACTCACAGAGGATCAAAGTTTAGTGATTCAGAGCCAGGGTCATCATCTCCTTTGCAAAGGGTGCCCATCAAAACTGGCTCTGTGGGCTCTGCCGATTCTCACAAAACCTCCAAATCCAGCAAACTGAGTACTGGAAACCACTCTGCTGTACACAGGTTAACCCGGTCTGTAACTTCATTGCCTGAACAAAAGAAAGACATCGCTGGTGTTGCAAGTAATGTTAAGCTATCCATGGCACGGATTCGAAGGTTATCAGAGCCTAAGGTGACTAACGGCCATCATGTTTCTTCAGTGAAGCTGCGGAGTACTTTAACAGTATCAAAGCCAAAAGTTTCTGACGGGCATGAGAGCAAGAAAATATCTGCTATCGTGAATTATGACAAAAGCAAGGCTGCTACTCTCCCAGAATTGAAAATCAGGACAGCCAAGGGACCTGATGCTGCCCAGAGCACATCAACGACTAAAGGAGTGACACAGAAAGATGATTCTGTGAAGTCTACCTCTGAAGGTGGTCAACTGAAGAGGAATGATGACAAAAATTCACACCATAGTGATCGGGATGACAACCCAGTAATTGAGAAAACTCTCATGATGCTTGAGAAACCTTCCATTCCCATTGTACATGCGGAAGAAACTTTGAGGGATGCAAAGGGACAGAATATTAGGGAGAAGACAGAGGTGTCAGAGTATGCTGCTATTCGGGCACCAGTTTCACCACTAACGATTGATACAATCAATAGAGAACCCGCTCGTGACCTATTACAGCAGCAACTTCAGTCTCATGAG GTTACTACGAGTAATATGGAGAAGGAACCggcaaagttttcaagcaataGCACTGCTGCAAAACCATATCAAGCCCCTTATGTGCGAGTTCCTTCTCTGGAAGGTCCATGTACTCAGAATCCTGAGTATGGAAAAGCACCCACAAACATAAAAACTGTGGCAATAGGCACAGTGACTATAAAAGCACTTGTACCCGAGTCTAGTAACCTTGAAAAGATTCCAGAAGCATTTGAAAGGCCTCAGGCAAAGGAATCATTAAAAGGGTTCAGACGGCTGTTAAAGTTTGGGAAAAAGAACCATGGCTCATCATCAGGTGAACGTAATGTTGAATCAGATAACGTCAGCATGAATGGTACTGAGGCAGGTGATAATGGGACAAACGCTGTTTCTTCTAGTGAAG TGTTTACATTAAAGAATCTGATCTCACAAGATGAAACTCCAAATCCCAGCTCTACACAAAAGT CTTCTCGCCATTTCTCCTTGTTGTCACCATTCAAAAGAAAGACTGGCGAGAAGAAGCTGACAATGTGA
- the LOC126607725 gene encoding COP1-interacting protein 7-like isoform X2 yields MPLSGNKPLLDASEEKAIVLYQPDGQPEANGSTAQEANSKVHLLKVLETRRTMLQKEQGMAFARAVAAGFDVDHLPPLISFAEWFGASRLMDACRRFKELWKRKHETGQWLEIEAAEAMANRSEFSAMNASGIMLSSATNQQVTAEEKPPVEHQPPLSHQEHFPGQYPHQMYPPWPVQSSPGALPVYPPYPMQGMPYFQNYPGNSPFFQPPYPIVEDPRLNQGQRIQKGHSMDSSNGNIESNDVELEKDFSKSQESRKKASRSGQKQSGRVVIRNLNYITAKGKNSSYSDSASDSQTDEDNGDFGGGIPKMKVTHSHKSAKRKETVLMKEGDEGNWQAFQKFLLRDPDEDRRELDQGMFSMEKKGQLKRRQNNLGDDPLVSGGRDRGEIPEGSTTDINKFSGNVTRMQKSSNDQMLISARSDQLSHGNGQMDLRYTEIDGIRGKYRRTASDDFMIHGHNNQSGFTSSPSDPLAINGFDRATNTLDRRSSHNMDDDSYIVPLRSISLDHLENNDRNAIDMGSEFPSAAQKVENSQVNYEPDELTLMPERGAEKGSTGYDPALDYEMQGASLDKKHKEVMSENKQGSKKPDKDKKSKMVSDTSDKKIGGPIRRGKPSKLSPLDEARARAEKLRSFKADLQKMKKEKEEEEMKRLEALKIQRQKRIAARGGTIPAMSPLPSLQTRKQGPTKLSPSTHRGSKFSDSEPGSSSPLQRVPIKTGSVGSADSHKTSKSSKLSTGNHSAVHRLTRSVTSLPEQKKDIAGVASNVKLSMARIRRLSEPKVTNGHHVSSVKLRSTLTVSKPKVSDGHESKKISAIVNYDKSKAATLPELKIRTAKGPDAAQSTSTTKGVTQKDDSVKSTSEGGQLKRNDDKNSHHSDRDDNPVIEKTLMMLEKPSIPIVHAEETLRDAKGQNIREKTEVSEYAAIRAPVSPLTIDTINREPARDLLQQQLQSHEVTTSNMEKEPAKFSSNSTAAKPYQAPYVRVPSLEGPCTQNPEYGKAPTNIKTVAIGTVTIKALVPESSNLEKIPEAFERPQAKESLKGFRRLLKFGKKNHGSSSGERNVESDNVSMNGTEAGDNGTNAVSSSEVFTLKNLISQDETPNPSSTQKSSRHFSLLSPFKRKTGEKKLTM; encoded by the exons ATGCCTCTATCAG gaaACAAGCCTTTGCTAGATGCTAGTGAAGAGAAAGCAATTGTCCTTTACCAG CCTGATGGTCAACCTGAAGCAAATGGATCCACTGCACAAGAGGCAAATTCAAA AGTTCATCTTTTGAAAGTCCTGGAGACACGCAGAACTATGCTGCAGAAAGAGCAAGGTATGGCTTTTGCACGTGCTGTAGCCGCAGGTTTTGACGTTGATCATTTGCCACCATTGATATCATTTGCTGAATGGTTTGGAGCTTCACGCTTAAT GGATGCTTGTAGAAGATTTAAGGAACTGTGGAAAAGAAAGCATGAAACTGGGCAATGGCTTGAAATTGAAGCAGCTGAAGCAATGGCTAACAGATCAGAATTCTCTGCCATGAATGCATCAGGCATAATGCTTTCGAGTGCGACCAACCAACAAGTAACTGCAG AAGAAAAGCCTCCTGTGGAGCATCAACCACCATTAAGCCACCAGGAACACTTTCCTGGCCAGTATCCCCATCAGATGTACCCTCCCTGGCCTGTTCAGTCTTCTCCAGGTGCATTACCAGTGTATCCACCATATCCTATGCAAGGCATGCCTTATTTTCAGAATTACCCAGGAAATAGCCCATTTTTTCAGCCGCCTTATCCGATAGTAGAGGATCCTagactcaatcaaggtcaaagaATACAGAAAGGGCACTCCATGGATAGCAGTAATGGAAATATTGAATCAAATGATGTGGAATTGGAGAAGGATTTTTCAAAAagtcaagaatcaagaaagaaggCTAGTCGCTCAGGTCAAAAACAATCTGGCAGGGTTGTCATTCGGAACTTAAATTACATCACCGCAAAGGGAAAAAACTCTTCCTATAGTGACTCAGCTAGTGACTCTCAAACTGATGAGGACAATGGAGATTTTGGGGGTGGCATTCCTAAGATGAAGGTTACACACTCTCATAAATCCGCAAAAAGGAAAGAAACTGTTCTAATGAAGGAGGGAGATGAAGGGAACTGGCAGGCATTTCAGAAGTTCTTACTCAGAGATCCTGATGAAGACAGACGTGAGCTTGACCAAGGCATGTTTTCCATGGAAAAGAAGGGTCAACTGAAAAGGCGACAAAATAACCTGGGGGATGATCCTTTAGTTTCTGGTGGTCGAGATAGGGGAGAAATTCCAGAAGGAAGTACAAcagatattaataaatttagtgGAAATGTTACCCGCATGCAAAAGTCATCAAATGATCAAATGTTGATATCTGCAAGAAGTGATCAGTTGAGTCATGGTAATGGTCAAATGGATTTACGGTATACAGAAATAGATGGCATAAGGGGTAAATATAGAAGGACTGCCAGTGACGATTTTATGATTCATGGACATAATAACCAGTCGGGTTTTACAAGTTCTCCCTCGGATCCGCTTGCTATAAATGGATTTGATCGTGCAACCAACACTTTGGATAGGAGGTCATCTCACAACATGGATGATGATTCATACATAGTTCCATTGAGGTCAATTTCACTAGATCATCTCGAAAACAATGACAGAAATGCTATCGACATGGGCTCTGAGTTCCCATCAGCAGCTCAGAAGGTGGAAAACTCCCAAGTTAACTATGAGCCAGATGAATTGACTTTAATGCCTGAGCGTGGTGCAGAAAAGGGTTCAACAGGCTATGACCCTGCTTTAGATTATGAAATGCAAGGTGCTTCTCTGGATAAGAAACATAAGGAAGTGATGAGTGAAAACAAGCAAGGGTCTAAGAAGCCTGACAAGGACAAGAAATCAAAAATGGTTTCAGATACTTCAGATAAGAAGATTGGAGGACCAATAAGGAGAGGAAAGCCCTCAAAACTTAGTCCTTTGGATGAAGCACGAGCACGTGCTGAGAAACTAAGAAGCTTTAAAGCCGATCTtcagaaaatgaagaaagaaaag gaagaagaagagatgaaACGGCTGGAAGCCTTAAAGATACAGAGGCAAAAGAGGATTGCTGCTCGAGGTGGTACCATCCCTGCAATGTCACCATTGCCCTCGCTGCAAACCAGGAAACAAGGGCCAACAAAACTATCTCCAAGCACTCACAGAGGATCAAAGTTTAGTGATTCAGAGCCAGGGTCATCATCTCCTTTGCAAAGGGTGCCCATCAAAACTGGCTCTGTGGGCTCTGCCGATTCTCACAAAACCTCCAAATCCAGCAAACTGAGTACTGGAAACCACTCTGCTGTACACAGGTTAACCCGGTCTGTAACTTCATTGCCTGAACAAAAGAAAGACATCGCTGGTGTTGCAAGTAATGTTAAGCTATCCATGGCACGGATTCGAAGGTTATCAGAGCCTAAGGTGACTAACGGCCATCATGTTTCTTCAGTGAAGCTGCGGAGTACTTTAACAGTATCAAAGCCAAAAGTTTCTGACGGGCATGAGAGCAAGAAAATATCTGCTATCGTGAATTATGACAAAAGCAAGGCTGCTACTCTCCCAGAATTGAAAATCAGGACAGCCAAGGGACCTGATGCTGCCCAGAGCACATCAACGACTAAAGGAGTGACACAGAAAGATGATTCTGTGAAGTCTACCTCTGAAGGTGGTCAACTGAAGAGGAATGATGACAAAAATTCACACCATAGTGATCGGGATGACAACCCAGTAATTGAGAAAACTCTCATGATGCTTGAGAAACCTTCCATTCCCATTGTACATGCGGAAGAAACTTTGAGGGATGCAAAGGGACAGAATATTAGGGAGAAGACAGAGGTGTCAGAGTATGCTGCTATTCGGGCACCAGTTTCACCACTAACGATTGATACAATCAATAGAGAACCCGCTCGTGACCTATTACAGCAGCAACTTCAGTCTCATGAG GTTACTACGAGTAATATGGAGAAGGAACCggcaaagttttcaagcaataGCACTGCTGCAAAACCATATCAAGCCCCTTATGTGCGAGTTCCTTCTCTGGAAGGTCCATGTACTCAGAATCCTGAGTATGGAAAAGCACCCACAAACATAAAAACTGTGGCAATAGGCACAGTGACTATAAAAGCACTTGTACCCGAGTCTAGTAACCTTGAAAAGATTCCAGAAGCATTTGAAAGGCCTCAGGCAAAGGAATCATTAAAAGGGTTCAGACGGCTGTTAAAGTTTGGGAAAAAGAACCATGGCTCATCATCAGGTGAACGTAATGTTGAATCAGATAACGTCAGCATGAATGGTACTGAGGCAGGTGATAATGGGACAAACGCTGTTTCTTCTAGTGAAG TGTTTACATTAAAGAATCTGATCTCACAAGATGAAACTCCAAATCCCAGCTCTACACAAAAGT CTTCTCGCCATTTCTCCTTGTTGTCACCATTCAAAAGAAAGACTGGCGAGAAGAAGCTGACAATGTGA
- the LOC126607725 gene encoding COP1-interacting protein 7-like isoform X3, which produces MKSSTRLDSALFQLTPTRTRCDLVISANGMTEKIASGLLNPFLSHLKTAQEQMAKGGYSIILEPESGSDAAWFTKSTVQRFVRFVSTPEVLERVYTLESEILQIEEAIAIQGNNDTGLNHVEDNHGKPVDSVEGNKPLLDASEEKAIVLYQPDGQPEANGSTAQEANSKVHLLKVLETRRTMLQKEQGMAFARAVAAGFDVDHLPPLISFAEWFGASRLMDACRRFKELWKRKHETGQWLEIEAAEAMANRSEFSAMNASGIMLSSATNQQVTAEEKPPVEHQPPLSHQEHFPGQYPHQMYPPWPVQSSPGALPVYPPYPMQGMPYFQNYPGNSPFFQPPYPIVEDPRLNQGQRIQKGHSMDSSNGNIESNDVELEKDFSKSQESRKKASRSGQKQSGRVVIRNLNYITAKGKNSSYSDSASDSQTDEDNGDFGGGIPKMKVTHSHKSAKRKETVLMKEGDEGNWQAFQKFLLRDPDEDRRELDQGMFSMEKKGQLKRRQNNLGDDPLVSGGRDRGEIPEGSTTDINKFSGNVTRMQKSSNDQMLISARSDQLSHGNGQMDLRYTEIDGIRGKYRRTASDDFMIHGHNNQSGFTSSPSDPLAINGFDRATNTLDRRSSHNMDDDSYIVPLRSISLDHLENNDRNAIDMGSEFPSAAQKVENSQVNYEPDELTLMPERGAEKGSTGYDPALDYEMQGASLDKKHKEVMSENKQGSKKPDKDKKSKMVSDTSDKKIGGPIRRGKPSKLSPLDEARARAEKLRSFKADLQKMKKEKEEEEMKRLEALKIQRQKRIAARGGTIPAMSPLPSLQTRKQGPTKLSPSTHRGSKFSDSEPGSSSPLQRVPIKTGSVGSADSHKTSKSSKLSTGNHSAVHRLTRSVTSLPEQKKDIAGVASNVKLSMARIRRLSEPKVTNGHHVSSVKLRSTLTVSKPKVSDGHESKKISAIVNYDKSKAATLPELKIRTAKGPDAAQSTSTTKGVTQKDDSVKSTSEGGQLKRNDDKNSHHSDRDDNPVIEKTLMMLEKPSIPIVHAEETLRDAKGQNIREKTEVSEYAAIRAPVSPLTIDTINREPARDLLQQQLQSHEKRKIRRLNSYLWY; this is translated from the exons ATGAAGTCTTCAACTCGGCTGGACTCGGCTCTGTTCCAACTCACCCCAACTCGGACCAG GTGCGATCTGGTTATATCCGCAAATGGAATGACGGAGAAAATAGCTTCTGGTTTGTTGAATCCGTTTCTGTCCCACTTGAAGACTGCTCAAGAACAAATGGCCAAGGGTGgttattcaattattcttgAGCCAGAGTCTGGCAGTGATGCAGCATGGTTCACAAAGAGTACGGTCCAAAG GTTTGTTCGCTTTGTGAGCAccccagaggtcttggaacggGTGTACACTTTAGAATCTGAGATTTTACAGATTGAAGAGGCAATTGCAATTCAAGGAAATAATGACACGGGACTTAATCAT GTAGAGGACAATCATGGAAAACCTGTAGATAGCGTTGAAG gaaACAAGCCTTTGCTAGATGCTAGTGAAGAGAAAGCAATTGTCCTTTACCAG CCTGATGGTCAACCTGAAGCAAATGGATCCACTGCACAAGAGGCAAATTCAAA AGTTCATCTTTTGAAAGTCCTGGAGACACGCAGAACTATGCTGCAGAAAGAGCAAGGTATGGCTTTTGCACGTGCTGTAGCCGCAGGTTTTGACGTTGATCATTTGCCACCATTGATATCATTTGCTGAATGGTTTGGAGCTTCACGCTTAAT GGATGCTTGTAGAAGATTTAAGGAACTGTGGAAAAGAAAGCATGAAACTGGGCAATGGCTTGAAATTGAAGCAGCTGAAGCAATGGCTAACAGATCAGAATTCTCTGCCATGAATGCATCAGGCATAATGCTTTCGAGTGCGACCAACCAACAAGTAACTGCAG AAGAAAAGCCTCCTGTGGAGCATCAACCACCATTAAGCCACCAGGAACACTTTCCTGGCCAGTATCCCCATCAGATGTACCCTCCCTGGCCTGTTCAGTCTTCTCCAGGTGCATTACCAGTGTATCCACCATATCCTATGCAAGGCATGCCTTATTTTCAGAATTACCCAGGAAATAGCCCATTTTTTCAGCCGCCTTATCCGATAGTAGAGGATCCTagactcaatcaaggtcaaagaATACAGAAAGGGCACTCCATGGATAGCAGTAATGGAAATATTGAATCAAATGATGTGGAATTGGAGAAGGATTTTTCAAAAagtcaagaatcaagaaagaaggCTAGTCGCTCAGGTCAAAAACAATCTGGCAGGGTTGTCATTCGGAACTTAAATTACATCACCGCAAAGGGAAAAAACTCTTCCTATAGTGACTCAGCTAGTGACTCTCAAACTGATGAGGACAATGGAGATTTTGGGGGTGGCATTCCTAAGATGAAGGTTACACACTCTCATAAATCCGCAAAAAGGAAAGAAACTGTTCTAATGAAGGAGGGAGATGAAGGGAACTGGCAGGCATTTCAGAAGTTCTTACTCAGAGATCCTGATGAAGACAGACGTGAGCTTGACCAAGGCATGTTTTCCATGGAAAAGAAGGGTCAACTGAAAAGGCGACAAAATAACCTGGGGGATGATCCTTTAGTTTCTGGTGGTCGAGATAGGGGAGAAATTCCAGAAGGAAGTACAAcagatattaataaatttagtgGAAATGTTACCCGCATGCAAAAGTCATCAAATGATCAAATGTTGATATCTGCAAGAAGTGATCAGTTGAGTCATGGTAATGGTCAAATGGATTTACGGTATACAGAAATAGATGGCATAAGGGGTAAATATAGAAGGACTGCCAGTGACGATTTTATGATTCATGGACATAATAACCAGTCGGGTTTTACAAGTTCTCCCTCGGATCCGCTTGCTATAAATGGATTTGATCGTGCAACCAACACTTTGGATAGGAGGTCATCTCACAACATGGATGATGATTCATACATAGTTCCATTGAGGTCAATTTCACTAGATCATCTCGAAAACAATGACAGAAATGCTATCGACATGGGCTCTGAGTTCCCATCAGCAGCTCAGAAGGTGGAAAACTCCCAAGTTAACTATGAGCCAGATGAATTGACTTTAATGCCTGAGCGTGGTGCAGAAAAGGGTTCAACAGGCTATGACCCTGCTTTAGATTATGAAATGCAAGGTGCTTCTCTGGATAAGAAACATAAGGAAGTGATGAGTGAAAACAAGCAAGGGTCTAAGAAGCCTGACAAGGACAAGAAATCAAAAATGGTTTCAGATACTTCAGATAAGAAGATTGGAGGACCAATAAGGAGAGGAAAGCCCTCAAAACTTAGTCCTTTGGATGAAGCACGAGCACGTGCTGAGAAACTAAGAAGCTTTAAAGCCGATCTtcagaaaatgaagaaagaaaag gaagaagaagagatgaaACGGCTGGAAGCCTTAAAGATACAGAGGCAAAAGAGGATTGCTGCTCGAGGTGGTACCATCCCTGCAATGTCACCATTGCCCTCGCTGCAAACCAGGAAACAAGGGCCAACAAAACTATCTCCAAGCACTCACAGAGGATCAAAGTTTAGTGATTCAGAGCCAGGGTCATCATCTCCTTTGCAAAGGGTGCCCATCAAAACTGGCTCTGTGGGCTCTGCCGATTCTCACAAAACCTCCAAATCCAGCAAACTGAGTACTGGAAACCACTCTGCTGTACACAGGTTAACCCGGTCTGTAACTTCATTGCCTGAACAAAAGAAAGACATCGCTGGTGTTGCAAGTAATGTTAAGCTATCCATGGCACGGATTCGAAGGTTATCAGAGCCTAAGGTGACTAACGGCCATCATGTTTCTTCAGTGAAGCTGCGGAGTACTTTAACAGTATCAAAGCCAAAAGTTTCTGACGGGCATGAGAGCAAGAAAATATCTGCTATCGTGAATTATGACAAAAGCAAGGCTGCTACTCTCCCAGAATTGAAAATCAGGACAGCCAAGGGACCTGATGCTGCCCAGAGCACATCAACGACTAAAGGAGTGACACAGAAAGATGATTCTGTGAAGTCTACCTCTGAAGGTGGTCAACTGAAGAGGAATGATGACAAAAATTCACACCATAGTGATCGGGATGACAACCCAGTAATTGAGAAAACTCTCATGATGCTTGAGAAACCTTCCATTCCCATTGTACATGCGGAAGAAACTTTGAGGGATGCAAAGGGACAGAATATTAGGGAGAAGACAGAGGTGTCAGAGTATGCTGCTATTCGGGCACCAGTTTCACCACTAACGATTGATACAATCAATAGAGAACCCGCTCGTGACCTATTACAGCAGCAACTTCAGTCTCATGAG AAGAGGAAGATCCGTAGGCTGAACTCGTATCTATGGTATTAA